The following are encoded in a window of Caldicellulosiruptor danielii genomic DNA:
- a CDS encoding DeoR/GlpR family DNA-binding transcription regulator has translation MFAEERKSRIAQIIKSGQSVKVSELAKLFGVSESTIRRDLAQLEALGIIKRTHGGAVNNFITSFEPSFAEKEDKFAKEKEYIGKLAASFIHDGDTIILDSGTTTQYIARNINAKNITVITNSVNIAYELSNNDNLEVIVTGGVIRTKTKALVGDITQSVLRQFRVDKAFVAANGVSIEFGVTTPSHVEAAIKRAMIENAKEVFLVADSSKFGQVTFSLICPVERLDYIITDKMDDRQRAEYEKLGVKVIT, from the coding sequence ATGTTTGCAGAGGAAAGAAAAAGTAGAATTGCGCAGATAATAAAAAGTGGGCAAAGTGTAAAAGTTTCAGAGCTTGCAAAGCTGTTTGGTGTGTCAGAGTCTACCATCAGAAGGGATTTGGCGCAGCTTGAAGCTCTGGGGATAATAAAAAGAACTCATGGTGGGGCGGTCAACAATTTCATTACCTCTTTTGAGCCTTCTTTTGCAGAAAAAGAAGACAAGTTTGCAAAAGAAAAGGAGTATATAGGCAAGCTTGCAGCAAGCTTTATTCATGATGGTGATACCATCATCCTTGACTCTGGAACAACAACCCAGTACATTGCACGAAACATAAATGCAAAAAATATAACTGTAATAACTAACTCAGTAAACATAGCATACGAACTTTCTAACAATGATAATCTTGAAGTGATTGTGACAGGGGGAGTTATAAGGACAAAGACAAAGGCTCTTGTTGGAGACATAACACAAAGCGTTCTCAGGCAATTTAGGGTTGATAAAGCTTTTGTGGCAGCAAACGGAGTGTCGATAGAGTTTGGAGTGACAACGCCAAGCCATGTTGAGGCTGCTATAAAAAGAGCAATGATAGAAAATGCGAAAGAGGTTTTTTTGGTCGCAGACAGTTCAAAATTTGGCCAGGTTACTTTTTCACTCATATGTCCTGTGGAAAGGCTTGATTATATTATAACTGATAAGATGGATGACAGACAAAGAGCTGAGTATGAAAAACTTGGTGTGAAAGTGATAACCTAA
- a CDS encoding DUF4234 domain-containing protein — protein sequence MPGKKRSVVGLLVFSIITLGIYYFYWIYATSKETQAYLEKQTLSPGLELFLCIITCGLYWFYWIFKYSKITVECQQKAGLPPEDNAVINLILSILGLGIISSMILQASLNKVCELESSKSNSVTPTINSFENKE from the coding sequence ATGCCCGGCAAAAAAAGGTCTGTTGTGGGATTGTTGGTCTTTTCAATCATCACTCTGGGTATTTATTATTTTTACTGGATCTACGCAACCTCAAAAGAAACCCAAGCATATTTAGAAAAACAAACTTTAAGTCCAGGTCTTGAACTTTTTCTTTGTATAATCACATGTGGTCTTTATTGGTTTTATTGGATTTTTAAATATAGCAAAATTACTGTTGAATGCCAACAGAAAGCTGGTTTGCCTCCAGAAGATAATGCTGTTATAAACCTAATTCTCAGTATCCTCGGTCTTGGAATTATAAGCTCTATGATTCTTCAAGCAAGCCTAAATAAAGTGTGTGAGCTTGAAAGTTCCAAAAGTAATTCGGTTACTCCAACTATAAACTCTTTTGAAAACAAGGAATAA
- a CDS encoding RAMP superfamily CRISPR-associated protein, translating into MNMERIKVIFETVTPLFMDDANRNPNLNRPSEILGSMRFWFDVACVYGGLYMSMNEVETKYKNSPKNNKSFDVFLKESLLNNVSNNNISYNSWSKTYLSKLHEYLSYNQLPKSAMLFGTTGIEANLRIIGIEQVNIQILKINVKIIKYNGKSNTQPGKIDFPTYYGKFAVLFEVNEQLIEGLFYPLLNFLDEFGYIGGKWNWGFGRVKIIDVMNENKKDIYKNFTTFKFSPEESFKISNINEILWDVDTVSSSTILQQFEKLGLCIYQTNNCAKYNNEKTEIKLNYAAINTNNQNNNSILTSILKEMGKLINCKLYLRRKFRNHEGFTPDEEKELRHRIFGISGKEGSKLLPYIKDSNCTKTGFLSLISLFNAVEVGGEKNAR; encoded by the coding sequence ATGAATATGGAGAGAATAAAGGTTATATTTGAAACAGTCACACCTTTATTTATGGACGACGCAAACAGAAATCCTAATCTTAATCGCCCATCTGAAATCCTGGGTTCAATGAGGTTTTGGTTTGACGTTGCATGTGTATATGGTGGGTTATATATGTCAATGAATGAGGTGGAAACAAAATACAAAAATTCGCCAAAAAACAATAAAAGTTTTGACGTATTTCTTAAAGAATCTTTGTTGAATAATGTTTCCAATAATAATATTAGCTATAATTCATGGAGCAAGACATACTTGTCTAAATTGCATGAATATTTATCCTACAACCAATTACCTAAATCAGCAATGTTGTTTGGAACAACTGGAATTGAAGCTAATTTGAGAATAATAGGCATTGAGCAAGTAAATATTCAGATACTAAAAATCAATGTTAAAATAATAAAGTATAATGGCAAAAGTAATACACAACCAGGAAAAATAGATTTTCCCACATATTACGGAAAATTTGCAGTCTTATTTGAAGTTAATGAACAGCTAATTGAAGGTCTTTTTTACCCCTTACTTAACTTTTTGGACGAATTCGGATATATAGGTGGCAAATGGAATTGGGGATTTGGGAGGGTGAAAATAATTGACGTAATGAATGAAAATAAAAAAGATATATATAAAAATTTTACAACATTCAAATTTTCACCGGAAGAAAGTTTCAAAATTTCAAATATCAATGAAATTTTGTGGGATGTTGATACTGTGAGTTCTTCCACTATCCTTCAGCAGTTTGAGAAACTTGGTCTTTGTATTTACCAAACAAACAACTGTGCCAAATATAATAATGAAAAAACCGAAATTAAACTAAATTATGCCGCAATCAATACTAATAATCAAAATAACAATTCTATACTCACAAGCATACTAAAGGAAATGGGCAAATTAATAAATTGCAAACTTTACCTAAGAAGAAAGTTTAGGAATCATGAAGGCTTCACTCCAGATGAAGAAAAAGAACTTCGACATCGTATTTTTGGAATATCTGGGAAAGAAGGCTCAAAACTTTTACCTTATATTAAAGATTCAAACTGCACAAAAACTGGTTTTTTATCTCTTATTTCTTTATTTAATGCAGTAGAAGTTGGTGGTGAAAAAAATGCTCGATGA
- a CDS encoding alpha-amylase family glycosyl hydrolase translates to MSALKKLVEILNNKAKKWDEKNDFRIPKLWDSFGYDGLEKKENNDGTVSVNPYKFVARAAEKAVLCYQKEGVDYLQPLSKILSQDKSISKKIYSNWIEKSSVYGMQIRTFSAWDHDGNKKLELENSFGLKDTGTFIKTIALLPLIKKMGFDAIYTLPITKNSTRYKKGEMGSPYAVKNFFELDPVLYDPMADELSIDEQFKALIEACHILGIRFIIDIIPRTSARDSDFILEHPDWFYWIKMEDLKDYGPPKLTLIKEFTKANEENIELIYKDPAVQKHIKKFVPSPDKFAPQKWQSIKERCKKNKNLDFFELIEKEIGITTAPAFSDCLNDPQPPWTDVTYLRLYLDHPVQSAKYVNESQPPYILFDVIRGNIFKGKKPNEELWEKISNIIVHYQENFGIDGARIDMGHALPKELENMIISNARKVDPEFCFIAEELSMDAHKKAKESGYDMIIGDLWAREPRYYQGTLKKVLDILLQLDVPVFAACEIPDSPRAASRLGKREFSRFATILNLFLPNSVPFVTCGQEVYEVQPMNLGLDPQPDGKFMLPKSDPFYGKLAFFDKYALHWTNQGADEMIALIEEVSRIRKEYLCFISKENFFKIPYNSKFVLAFGYRLFNEHVKHYLIIVANADILRKRKVSLNLIKAGLFDVGKGSQIECLYSLKGDKNHMYDFPHLTVDMETLDIKILKIK, encoded by the coding sequence ATGTCAGCATTAAAAAAGCTTGTTGAGATTCTGAATAATAAAGCAAAAAAGTGGGATGAGAAAAACGATTTCAGAATACCAAAGCTGTGGGACAGTTTCGGATATGATGGGCTTGAGAAAAAAGAAAACAATGATGGCACAGTCTCAGTAAACCCTTATAAGTTTGTTGCAAGAGCGGCAGAAAAAGCAGTTTTGTGTTATCAAAAGGAAGGAGTTGACTATCTTCAGCCACTTTCAAAGATATTGTCTCAAGACAAAAGTATTTCTAAAAAAATTTATAGTAACTGGATTGAAAAGAGCAGTGTATATGGTATGCAGATAAGAACATTTTCTGCCTGGGACCATGACGGTAACAAAAAACTTGAGCTTGAAAATAGCTTTGGGTTGAAGGACACAGGAACGTTTATAAAAACAATTGCGCTTTTGCCTCTTATAAAAAAGATGGGGTTTGATGCTATTTACACTCTACCGATTACCAAAAACAGCACAAGGTATAAAAAAGGTGAAATGGGCTCGCCTTATGCAGTGAAAAACTTTTTTGAACTTGACCCTGTACTATATGACCCTATGGCAGATGAATTATCAATAGATGAACAGTTCAAAGCGCTGATTGAGGCATGCCATATTCTTGGTATAAGGTTTATAATTGACATCATTCCAAGGACATCTGCAAGGGACTCTGATTTTATACTGGAACATCCTGACTGGTTTTACTGGATTAAGATGGAGGATTTGAAAGACTACGGTCCACCAAAATTAACTTTAATAAAAGAGTTCACAAAAGCAAATGAAGAAAACATTGAGCTTATATACAAAGACCCTGCTGTGCAAAAACATATTAAAAAGTTTGTACCATCACCAGACAAGTTTGCCCCCCAAAAGTGGCAGAGTATAAAAGAAAGGTGTAAAAAAAACAAAAATCTTGACTTTTTTGAGCTGATTGAAAAAGAGATTGGGATAACCACTGCACCAGCTTTTTCAGACTGTCTAAATGACCCGCAGCCGCCATGGACAGATGTTACATACTTAAGGCTGTATCTTGACCACCCTGTGCAGTCCGCAAAGTATGTAAATGAAAGCCAGCCTCCATATATCCTCTTTGATGTTATAAGAGGGAATATCTTTAAAGGTAAAAAACCGAACGAAGAACTTTGGGAAAAAATTTCAAACATTATTGTACACTATCAAGAGAACTTTGGCATAGACGGTGCAAGAATTGACATGGGACACGCTCTTCCAAAAGAACTGGAAAATATGATAATTTCAAATGCCAGAAAAGTTGACCCCGAATTTTGCTTTATTGCAGAAGAACTTTCAATGGATGCACACAAAAAAGCAAAAGAATCAGGATATGACATGATAATTGGTGATCTTTGGGCAAGAGAACCTCGATACTATCAAGGAACGCTAAAAAAGGTTTTAGATATACTTTTGCAGCTTGATGTCCCTGTTTTTGCGGCATGTGAAATTCCAGACAGTCCGCGCGCAGCATCAAGGCTTGGAAAAAGAGAGTTTTCACGGTTTGCAACAATTTTAAATTTATTTTTGCCCAACAGCGTGCCTTTTGTCACGTGCGGGCAGGAAGTTTATGAAGTTCAGCCAATGAACCTGGGCCTTGACCCGCAGCCGGATGGCAAGTTTATGCTACCAAAGTCAGACCCTTTTTATGGGAAGCTTGCATTTTTTGACAAATATGCTCTCCACTGGACAAACCAAGGTGCAGATGAAATGATAGCTTTAATTGAAGAAGTATCCAGAATAAGAAAAGAATACCTATGCTTTATAAGCAAAGAAAACTTTTTTAAGATTCCATACAATAGCAAGTTTGTCTTGGCATTTGGATACAGGCTTTTTAATGAACATGTAAAGCACTACTTGATTATAGTTGCAAATGCCGATATTTTGCGAAAAAGAAAGGTCAGTTTGAATTTGATAAAAGCGGGTTTATTTGATGTGGGGAAAGGGAGTCAAATTGAGTGTCTCTACTCTCTAAAAGGAGATAAAAATCATATGTACGATTTTCCGCACCTTACAGTTGATATGGAAACTCTTGATATAAAAATTTTGAAGATCAAATAA
- a CDS encoding DUF2752 domain-containing protein, producing MCLLKTLWGIPCPGCGMTRALLAVLKGNLLAAFYYHPLWVVVILYPVIYTIFKAIKSKQDFYIWRNKSLKIIIRLFLFVWIIRMILFFPDIPPLDFEKNSLIGRLLQHLFHKL from the coding sequence ATGTGTTTACTTAAAACTTTGTGGGGAATTCCCTGTCCTGGCTGTGGTATGACAAGAGCCTTATTGGCTGTTTTAAAAGGAAATTTATTGGCTGCATTTTACTACCACCCGCTGTGGGTGGTAGTAATTTTATATCCCGTAATATACACTATTTTTAAAGCTATAAAATCCAAACAGGATTTTTATATCTGGAGAAATAAATCTCTTAAAATAATCATTAGACTTTTTCTTTTTGTATGGATAATACGAATGATATTATTCTTCCCAGATATTCCTCCTTTGGATTTTGAAAAAAACTCTTTAATTGGACGTTTATTACAGCATTTATTTCACAAATTATAA